GTCTCTGCACAGATCCTCTCCCAGAAAATAAGCATAGTgcataaaatagaaaaccacaaaataaagcaaaaattgGACATGAGGCTTCCTAGAGGTAAActtccagcttctccagggTCTACTTTTGATGAAACAACCATGAGACACAGGCCTCAAGGGACCAGGTTTTGTTCCCTGTGGTCCCATCCACGCCTCCTGACAGGAATCCTTCTAATTTACTGttgtcagaaacagaaattggGCTGTTTTAATCTGTGCAAGAGCTTTGCCCATTTTTTATGCAGTTCCTGTATGGAAGTGGATGGATAAGTATCAATTCAAAATACACCTTTAcagattaaaagaaatgtatATAGTGTACTACTATTTCTACTATACTAGAAATACGTTTGTAGCCTAACACCATGACCATGTTGTGTACCAAACACTTTTTATCAGTGTGCATCTGTGTGTCTGATGATGCTTCTGTGAGTCTCACTAAGAAACATCTTGTTCTCATCAGCTAGTTTCCAGCCTTTCCAATTAATAGGTCTTCAAAttaattagatttaaaaatacatttattataattttctaCTACTTTTATATTACATCTCAAAAATAATCAAGGACCCTTTTACCATAGAAAACTATGAGTAAACGTAATCAGTGGAAATGCCATAATAGAATCACTGAAAAAGTGGGTAAAAAcaaatttgtaattttgaaaagagGTAACAGAAAGATCAACACTAGGCATAATCCAACAGGGTGGTTATTTCATTGTTGCATCCTACAAGAAGTGTACACTTCTGTGTGTCACTTAATTTGtgaggaattaattttcttatgaGCATTACATAATTGCACACACTGTacattttgtgtttaatttcataaaacacacagaaaggatatacacacatacacacacacacatatatatataaaagctaTCTTTAGTTATCAATTTATTCCCTGTTGAATTCAGTGCAGACAGGAAGGTTTTGGCTCTTCTGTCTGCTGTCAAACCAGAGCTTTTGTACAGGATTTTGGCCAAAATGGCAAAGGTCTTCTGCAGAAATATAAGTGTCTCTGAAGTCATCCCAGGGATGAGCCCGTAGCATCTCAGAAAGGGCTTCAGCACCATTCCTGCTAGAAGGATGTCAGTGCTGCAGATGTGAGGGACCTCAGACACACAGTGACCACTATTGCAGTCTCCTAGCAGCCACACAGCTACATGTTGTGTTGGCAAAAGCAACTCTCCTTCTGAATACCTCTCTGCTTGCCAAAAGCACAACAGTATTTGCAGGGTTTCAACTCTCCTAGGAAATCCACTGAGGTGATAATGTGCTGTCATCTTAAGCATCGTACAGGCCTGTCACAGCTGGACTGCTGTTAATGTGCATGGACCCATGCAATGATACTGTAAAAGCTGAATGATGAAAAAACAATAACTTCACAGGGAGAAAATCCCTGCCGTGGGTGGAGCAGTGTATCACTTGTGTGccatagaaatagaaaaatatcagGTACTGTTTCATGAGTGGCTCAATTTCAAACTATTACTGGCTCAGCTTTCAAACTAGTGGGTGAAATTAAATGTATCTATTCAGAACGGTTTAGCACTACTCTTTACATTTCTCTTCAAGTTAGTACCACTTGATGTTAAAAGCAGCATGTTTTATTCTAAAACTTTTTATCTCTATATTCTCAGAGATGCTTTCTGCTGTATCTGCTCTAATGAAAGTAAATACGTATACCTGATGCAAAATGAAGTTTACATTAAATCTGTACAAATAAAATGGCAATTTTAAGCACTATTTAATCATCATAACGAGTACAAATATACATAGAGTTGCACACATGAACTATAGAAATACACTTTGTAAACACTGTGGGTGTAAAATTCCACGATGGAGCAGCTGCATTGTGTTTAACCACCTGGGACGATCACTTTGCTTTCATACTGGCCAACTCCAGCCACTGTCCTGTCAGCTGCGCTTGTCTGCTCTGCTGACTAAAAACCTCTGCATAAAACCAGGCAGATCTTCgtttcatttctgctttcattacACTCATTAGCAAGCTACTGATGGCCAGCTGCCGGCCCGGGAGCCACGGCGGCAGCGCTTGCGAAGCCTGCGGCGGCCGTGCCCGGGGCGCAGGACCCTCGCTGAGGCACGGTGGCCTCCGCCGCCCTTGTCCCGTCGCTTCTCCGGCAGCGGGGGGGGAAAGCTCGAATACCCCTTTTCCAAGAGAAAACGGGGAGCGTGCCTTCGGGTGGGGTGCGCTGCCAGCCTCACGCTGCAGGGACCCCGCTCCGCCCTGCCCGGGACACGGGTGCGCGGAGCCGCGGGGGTCTCAGCGCGGCACCCATCGGAAGCGGTGCCCGCCGGCGGCGGTGCGGAGGGTGAAGGCGTTTCCCTGCGGGAAGGCCAGGGTGCGGATGGCTCCCGCTTCCCCCAGGGCAGCCCGCAGGCTGCCGCccccctccagctccctgccgACCGGGCGCGGGGCGGCGCGGCCGGTGCGCAGCCCGCGGAAGGCGCCGTGCAGTCGCGGGCCCGGCCGTGGGCGcttggctgtggggctgcctcCCGGGCTGTGTCCCGGGCTGGCCCTGGGGCTGGCCCCTGGCCTGTCCCCCGCGCTGCCCCCCAGGCTTCGCAGGGCGGCGCGGCACTTCTCCGACACGGACCGCAGCATGGCGTCCACGCCCTCCGCATCCTCCTGGCTGGTCCCGGCCGGGGCAGCGGCGGGAGGAGAAGGTaaaggatgaagaggaggaggaggaagggctgtCCCTTCGGCGCTTTGCGGGAGCATCAGCGTCTGCCGGCGAGAGGGAGAGCGATTTCCGCGATGTGGGGCGCACAGCCCCGTCCTTTCCCGCACCACTCTGTGCCCCACTGCTCCATCCTACACAGCACGGCCCCCTCCCACAGCTCACCGTCCCCCCTCCCACAGCTCACCGCCCTGCCCCGAACCGTACCACGCTGCCCCCtccactgccctgctccaccCAGCACTGCTTTACCCCACAGACTACCAATCCACATTTTCCTGCCCCACACTGTCCACCCCACACCACCCTATCCTGCACCACACAACTCCAACAATCCCACACTGCACAACCCCACCACACATCTCCCACACCTAGGCCCTatcccaccctgtgctgccTCACCCTGCATCGTATTCCCCCCTTTACCCAGAACCACACTGTCccccagggacaggctgggccGTGGGGCAACCAGGCCAGATGGTGAACAGCACTCACGTCAAGGAcagctgccagctgcctggCCTGACTtgccagctccttcagctgcacGTTGCTCTCTCGCAGTGTCACCAGCTCTTCCTGCCTCTGTGTGAGGGTCTCCTGCAACTGCGAAGGACAAATGGGGAAAGGGGTAGTTGAGACAAGCCCCACCGTCCAGGGGCCAGGGGATGCTGCACACCAGGCCCCTGCAGTTGCCTTAGCAGGATGCAACAGAACAaacccagcacaggctggggggcGGTTTGGGGTCCCTACCTGGCTGTTTGCTTCCAGGGCGTCTCCCAATGCTTGCTGGTGCTGGTCTGCCAAGTCcctccagcagtgctcaggagaAGACAGGTGCTGTGGGGGCACCTGCACACTACTCTGCAGCTGCGGGGTGCCAGGGCCAAAAGCCACCTCCTCACCAAGTGAGAAATCATAATCAGTACAGTCCAGTGGTGGTGGCATCAAGGTGGATACATCTGGAAGGAACAGCTACAAGTGTTAAGTGGAGGTATGCATGTCAGTtccacccagccccagcacatcATTCTGGTTCTGGTACCATCCCTCTGGTATGTCCTGAAAAGCTTTTACTCTATTGTGACAGCTGTGCACCCTAAAGCTGTTTGGAGTTAATTTGTCTCCTGTGGCAGAGAGCTCAGTTACAGCTTAGGTCTCTGAGAGAGTGAGCAGGAATGCACTACCTCACAGACTGTCTCCCCATGGTGGGACAAAAATGCGGTGAGTGGGCACCCAAAATtccaaaagcaaagaaaaaaagatgagacAATGCAGCATGACTGCAGATGTGAACATGCAGGTACGTTTGGCTCAggtaaggaaaaatatttacttgccAGATATAAAATCACTGACAGTATCTCTGAATTCCTGGAAATCAAACTCCGGTCCATCCTGGAAGCAGGGACCCTGGCAGGGCTGAAGGAAATGATCCAGTGAGCAGGGACTAGGGCACAGACCTGCCCACACCACTGCCCATACTGTTTCAACAGCATCTGATGCCTGTGCTCAGAACCTTATCACAgttccagcagccccaggatcCATCCCCTTGACACTTACCACTAACCCATTTGACAGACAGGACAAGATGCTGTCCTCTGCTGTGCCCATTTCCCAGGTGGGAAACCTAAGGCTAGGGGAGTTACCAGCACCCATCTGCTTGAGAGAGCTACCCCTCCAGGTGGCAAGTACAGCTTAGACTATTCTGAAGAGTAGGTTTACCTGCTGCAGGGTCACAGGGCCAGCTGGGGTGATGGGAAGGATGGGGGCAGAGGCTGCCAAATCCTGCCAGTTGATGGTGCTGAGCACTGGGAACAGTCAGAGAAAGAGATGAGTAATGCAGGCAGGGGAGGACATAGCCGGGGGGCATGGCAAAATGAGGAACACGGCTGGGGGGCATCTCCAATGTGCACGGCAAGGGAACGTAGGGCTGAGAAACAGGGTGCGAAGGAACCAGGGGACATACAGTGGGGGTCACAGAGAGGGGTTATGGCCGGGAGAACACGGTGGAGAGTAAGGTGAGGGTGTCACGGCCGGGGGATGCCGGACTGGGGAGCACGGTCGGGGACACCAGAGGGGCGCAGAGGGAGCAACGGGGAAAGGTACACCCCTGGGGGTTAAGACTGTCCGCCGCAGGCTGACTCACCGAGGGCGGGCGCGGCGGGGGCCGGCGAGGTGCCGCTGAGGCGCGGACGGGGCGGAGGAGCTCGGGGGCTCAGGGCGGCCGGGGGCGTCCACGCCGTGaccccgccgggccgggccggctTCTTGGCTAGGCGGGCTGGCGGGCCCTGGACCGTGTTGGGGCAAATGCTGCCGAAGGCTCGGCGGCGGCCACCCTGCTCCATGCTGGTGCCGTGGCCCCGGCCTCGGCTCCAGCTCCGGTGCCGGCGGGCGCCCTCCGCCTGGCGTCCCGCTCGGCGCCGCCCCGCGAGCAGGGGCACGGGGGCCGCGGCCATGGCGGGGGCTGCCCGCCCGCCTTCACTCCTCCGGGGCGCCGAAacctcccgccgccgcccctGGCCGCGCCGCCGGCTCCCGCGCCCGCGGAACCCGCGCCCGCGCCCGCGGAACCTGGGCGGGCCGAGGAGGCTGCCCGGGAGGGAAACTCGAGGACACTGCAGTCCGTCCCCCCAGCACCTCGGTGCCGCGCTCACCCCGCGGGTCTCCAGCTTGGGGGCTGGGCTGGTTTTTATAATGATGTTTGTTAAATGTCTTTACAGGGGTAGGGGCCGTCCGCGTTGAGAGACACAGGGGACTGGAGACGGGAGTGTGTTGTGTAGGAGGAAAAAGGCCGCCCATGGCATCTTGAATGTACCGATCCGCGCACCGGGAGAGGGTCCCACCCGCTGTTACGGCAAGTCCGGAAATCACTGACGGGGCTGGCGGAGGATGAGCTGCTCCTTATTCCCCCGTGGTGGTCTTGTAGGCATTTTCTGTAATAGCAGCGTGGACAGGGTTTGCTGGTTTGCTCGTTTTGCCTCAACACCTGACTGCAGGCAGGACTTGGAGCGCCGCCCGGCGTCCGGGTTCCTCCTGCGCTAAAAGGTGAGCACTCCCTAGGGCAGCCCTAGGTGTTTGTGAGGTCTTTTAACACCACTTTTGTGCACAGATACgcatgaagaaaatgaaatattttacaacaCCATGactgttttctgcctttgaatgTGCCAACCTGCTCAGGAGCGTGTATCTGGATTATAGACCTGCtagaaaactaaacaaacaatCAAATAAACCCAGATGTTATTAGTATTCCACACTGTTTTCCTACACTTATGTCAGTgcatctaatttattttttcccccgAGCCATGCCCAAGACAGCGGGTACAGTTTAAAACAGGTGATGTCCAATGGCCAGAAATAAACCCCATAGACTGGTGTCTATAGAGCAGGTATTGTTTATtgcagcactggaggtgaggggGATTTCTCCACCTAACTCACCCTTGTCAAGtgctgtggtttatttttacagcaagTATTGCTTAATATTGCCACGTCATTATAACATCATCATGTGCACTGGAACTGATTTACCTAATGTCATCTCGTGGTTTTAAATTGTTCTGTACTGTGCGTGTGCTTCCCCAATTTAGGTGGTCTTGGGGGTCTTCTTCAATGAAGGCTCAAGGTCTTCCTTGCATCTGAGCTTCCCAACTTTGTCTTTGAAGCATGGACAGTTATGGTGTTCCTTGGTCTTTCTGGATCTAACCAGTCtaaattcttcattttgtgGCTAACTTGATTTACATTTGCCAATTTCTCATTAGTatatcctgctgcttcccaatATAGCTATACTTACCTAGTTTTGAAACTATACTTGTCTATTTTTGAAACTATTCACCTGGTGAGTTTCCATTTATTTAAGCATCGAGCAGCTAGTTAATCATATATTAGCTATTACATTGTATAGAAAGTTATGATTCGGTTTATATTGGTGTCTTATAACTCAAGATGTATAAACATCTTGTAACTTTGACCCAAGTTATATATGGAACACAGGGAATAACACTATTGGACATCTTTATTTTGTGGGGGATTGAGTTAACTGGGTGTATTTGTTACAGTGCCAATGTGtttcctctcccagctgtgtccGCATACCGCCAGCAAGTGAATAGAGGTAACAAGTAGAAAAGAGTTTACTCAAGATTCAGCTGGTCCTTACACCGTTATCTTTATGGACCACACTCCAATTAAATAACACAGTAGGTGAGATTCAGTAAATTATTTACACGCtggacttaaaaaaatatagcaaaaggACAGTGCAGATGAAATGACACATAAAATCGTTTGTAAAACGCCATCTAGTTTTTAAGCTCCAATGACACTAGGGCTTAGTGGATCAGACTGCACCGACTCTGTGGAGCACAAACGCCGAGCCAGAGCCGTCACCACCACCACCCGCTGTCAGCTGCCACCCCCGAGCCAGGGGCACTTCTGGGACACCTccgagggcaggaggagagacAGGGACCGCCCGTTCAGAGACACCAGGAGCTGAAGCTGGTCCATGCAATCCCGCAGGAGCTCCTCCGGGTAGCCGCTGACTCGCAGGTCCAGGGGGCTGCGGTGGCGCAGGAGCCGGTCCgccagccccaggctgctggcGGCCAGCAGAGAGGGCGCGTATTTGGTGAAGGCATAGTcagccaggctgagctctgcGACTCCCGCCGCCAGGCTCCGGGCGTCTGCCACCTCCCCTGCGTCGGCCCCTCGAGTCTCCAGCCGCAGCTGGCTGAAGTGCTCCAGGAAGAAGCTGACGGTGGGCGCCGCCAGGTCGAAGTCCAGGCGATGCAGGACGATGCACTCCAGGTTGCGGAGCTGCTGGCGGGTGAAGGCGTCACAGCAGAGGGCAAGGAGGTCTTTCACGCTAGGAGGGTGCACCTCCACCTGCGAGTGGGGACAGGAGTGGGGACGCTGCCGCCGGGAAGCAGCGCAGGGGAGCCCGGCCTGTCTGAGCAGTGGCCCCCTCAGGCTGGCCTCGGCGGGCTGCAGAGACTGGCGGCGGAGCAGCCGGGGCCCGGGGCCGCCCTACCTGTTTGCAGGCGATGAGCAACGCTGTTACCcccaggagctggaagcagtCGGCGGCCACAGGGGTGGTGGCGAGAAAGCGGTCGAGGATGTTGACGGCCAGGCAGAGTGCCTCCAAAGACAGCCCGAAATGCCGGTGCACGGGGATGAGCCAGCTGATCAGCTTGCAGCGCGCCTCTGCCGTCACCTACGGCACCAGCAGCGGGGATCAGGCGGGGCCAACCCCGGGCTCCTCCGCCCGTTCCCCGCCGCCGGCCCGGCTGACCCCACCTGTGGCTGCCGGGCGAGAGGCTCCCGCGGCTGGAAGCGGCTCTCCAGCCCCTTGCGGGAGCGGTACCAGCTCTCCCCGTAGTCGCGGaaagcctgcagctcctgtgcgCTCTCCTCCGCCGCCGTTCCCGGGCGCCGCCGCCGTGCCGGGCGCCGTGGGCATCCCCCAGGGGAGCCAGCGGGTCCCCGACACTCCGGAGTGCCACCGCGCTGCCCGCTCGCTGCCGTCACCATGGGGCGGGCGGCCGTGCCAGCTCCGCTCCGGTGGCGGCGCTGGCTATTTGAGCGGCGCGGTGGCCGCCAAAGCTGTCACCTCCCGCCTCCCGGGCGCCCCGCCACGCCCGTCCCGGGGAGGTCGTCTGGGCACTTAGGGGACCACCGTCTCCAAAACAAAATCTTAGGCAACGAAATGCCTGTCTCTTCTCTGCCGCTTGCCCTCTGGACAGAAGGCTGTGGTGGACTCGCTGTGGGACTCTGACTTCCCGACCACGGCCTCCTCGCTCTCGCACGGCACGGAGAGCACCCCAGCAGCAAACCCACGAGTGCGgccagctgaagctgctgcacTGATTTTGCCATTACCAACGCAGGCGTCTCTCCAGCTTCCAGTAGTTCAACTCAAAACCTCCTAAGTTTTAACAGCTAGCGCTCACTCCCCAAAAGTAACAAGCGTCACAAGTAACATTTTCAGCGCGGGTCATCAGAAACAGCACAAATACACCAGGAGTGATACCCAGGAACGCTGCCGCCCGCGGGGTAATCTGGGTCTCAGTTACACTTCCATCCATGGCCTGTTCATGTAACGGCGCACTATTTTAAACAGTTGaatgcagaaaaatcaaaacactcCTGCACCCGTTTATAGTGTGCTATAGATGTGGAAAGacctggagaaagaaaatatcttctgGGTTAAGCACTGGGGAAGATGTCAGTGGGAAACAAGAAGCCCATGATGCAGTAGCAAAACAGGGACGGAGGTGAGGATTCTACAAAGTGaatggcaggagcaggaacaggaactCCTCTCCAAGGGGAGGACAGAGAGCAAGAGAACAATGCTGCCTTTAAAGAACACATTGCAGACCACAGTTGAGATTATGGTGACAAAGACCCACGGATAGCCCATGGTCTGCATCTGACAAATACTTTGAGAAAAGTAACACAAGTGAGAGTTGGTGTTAACACAagtctttatttaaataaatagagcaaaagagaaagttcATCCACCCAAAAGAGTACAGGCACAAAAGTTGCTCATGTATACTGCAGAAGCAGAAAGCCAGCATAGCATCTggtttgttggtgttttttttttgttttttaaggtaACTGTGCTTATCTGTACACCACAGTGTGACCTCCTTAGtctgttttgcagaaaactGTTGCTCACACAGATCGCGCAATCTCCCATTTTTTACAATATATCCccttaatttatttcagttatttatttaaaagattacGAAGCACAGCATGCTAGAGAAACACAAAGGACAACTGAATTTCAACATTACCACCtataaatggagaaaaaccTTTTATTCATCACAGTTGAATAAGGGAGAACTCAAACCATTCACACTTTCCTTAGGATTTAACCATTTAAGACGAACAACTCATTTGCAAAATTCAAACCCAAAAGACAGAGGAGCTTGCTAGTTACCAAATTACTAAGACGTTTTTCAAATTCATGTTTCCAAAGGatacaaataaaatatctcCACAGAACAAAACCTAGGAAATTTGTTTAGGGTACAGATTTGCTTTATATCTTCCATGAATTTAATTTATAGGTTTTGATTTCAGTGTGAGAATACTGAAGGCAAAATTGAGGTCTTAAGGTCTAAGATCAAAACTTCCTGTTCAAATGCTTCCTTGCCTAAAGAGTGCtgttaaaaaatcccaaaagtcACTTCCTGTCTCCTATGAAATCAGGACTACCACTATATTATAGTAATGCATAAAAGGTTAACAGATGTGATCCCTGTTCCTTCAGAGCCGTTAGCAAACAGCTTTCCTCTTCCAGAAGTGAGTGTCACCTAACATGCACAAGCTGGACAGCAATACCAGTTCCACTGTGATAATCTAACTGGATAGGGTCCATATATCTTGCATTTTTATGCATTCAGTTTCCTCAGTGCCCTTTCTGTGCATGATTAACCTCTGCCgtataaaatctttatttttcagattaaaaaaaagttgtcatCTACACTCTGTTTCTGTCTGTAAAGACAGTTCCTATTTGACTGCAACTGTTTAACGGAAAATCCTCATCACCAATATATTCCTTATTCTTGAAAGCTGAGTTGGCAATCTAAAATTTCACTTCATAATTAGAAATAGTGTGGATAGGTGGAATGTGAGACCATCTGATTCATTAAGCTACTCAGTTAAGGATTATTCAGTATTAAAGAAACTAGAAACAAAGGCTCACACAGACATCCAGTCATTGTGAGCAAGTAGGGTAGGAGGGAATTTCCATGCCACTGGGAAGTTTCCACTAGGAGCTTCTCTGGTATTTCCTTGAAGAGGTCAATGTGAATTTTGATcaataagggggaaaaaacacattatCTCTTGAATGGGGCTTGCAGAACTATGCAAAACTTAGCACACAAAAAAGGGACAGCAAAATGTAGTATAATTGCAGGGGTTTTAAGGATCAGGATAAACAGAGGAACAACTGTGAGAAGAGGTACATGATTGGTTTGGAAGGAGCCGCTGGTCAGTACATGTCTTGCTGAGCACTCATTCACAGCAGTCCATCCTATCATCTTATAGATGCTTATGGAGCATCTCAATgtaaataatacagaaaaattaagaattctCTGTATATGCTGTAAATTAATACTGTAAattaatagttttaaaaaacatcatCACTTAGGAAACCCGTATGAGAAACATTTGTCTTCTGTTTGCACACATGGAATTCTGTTCAACTGAGATTCAGGACTGAATCTTCAATCATCAGCACACACTGTAGTGATGATATGATTAGTACATTAAGctaaaaaaaaggaacttttttaGTTCCTCACGGccatttctattttgaaaagaaactgcTTGTAGTTATCATTCATACAATCAAGACAAATGGCACCAAATATACTGTAAAGGCTAAACATATTCAATGTTCATCTTTAAAGtgataaaagaaagagaaagagaaaggctGATCCTATGCAAAATCATGCAGTCTATCCCCATCATGGATGGTATCACCACACTAAGAATTTAAATTCCTCCAATCAACACTGGAGTGCGTATTGCCCCTGCAATTACAGAAGCTCTGACTTGTTGCTGATTCCTGATTTCAGTTACTAGTTTCTGTTTTTATCAGCTCTTTGATGATGTATAAGACCTTGTcatctagaaaagaaaaaaaaaacaaaaaacccataGTGTGTGAAAAAGAGCAAGCTTGAAAACTGATTcccaaaatgcaaaaaaatcgTAAGAAGTCTAGCTCTCAGcaacttaaaattttaatgttttaggCTATGCCAGAATCTAAAGCAAACCAAGTGATTATCATCTGGAACGCAAAAGGACAAACAGTATGCACCTAGTACATCATCATAAAATCATTCCGTGAACTACCAATGACCATTTCAGTATTCCACAAAAAAGATTGGAAAAGTGGTGGGTTAACTACAGATACCGCATACAGGAACTCCCTTTCTTCCCCACCTACAATATGCTCCTGAACATCCAGTGTCCAAATTTTAAATTGTGCTCTGCTATACCTTACTTTTAGGAACCAACATGCCATTGGTTAACCTAGATTTTGAGACAACTTGAATACACTTATAAGGCACCCATGACTAGGATTCTACACACAATCTCAATTCTATTCTGAAATGCATGCCATTACTACCACTACCTCCAATGTTGTTACCAGGGATTATCTTTAAAATGGCAGTTGTGCAGATCTTTGTACATCGGGCGTGAGCCACGCCATATATTCAGGGTTAGTAATGACTTTCTGGACACCTCTTAATGGAACTTTCATGTCACACATGCTACTGTTAGAGGATGCAGGGTACTAATGATTCCTCAGATTTGCTACAAGGTGCCCTTAAACAGTAATGACAGCAATAAGTTACCTTCAAGTGACATTTTGGGATTTTCAAGCTTCTTCTTCAAAACAGACTCAATGAGAACTCTCAGCTGTTTGAAAATTACTGCTATCTTAACAGGAGCctataaagaaaagaaacatt
This sequence is a window from Parus major isolate Abel chromosome Z, Parus_major1.1, whole genome shotgun sequence. Protein-coding genes within it:
- the MCIDAS gene encoding multicilin; the encoded protein is MAAAPVPLLAGRRRAGRQAEGARRHRSWSRGRGHGTSMEQGGRRRAFGSICPNTVQGPPARLAKKPARPGGVTAWTPPAALSPRAPPPRPRLSGTSPAPAAPALDVSTLMPPPLDCTDYDFSLGEEVAFGPGTPQLQSSVQVPPQHLSSPEHCWRDLADQHQQALGDALEANSQLQETLTQRQEELVTLRESNVQLKELASQARQLAAVLDDGAVGHRVVRERTGLCAPHRGNRSPSRRQTLMLPQSAEGTALPPPPLHPLPSPPAAAPAGTSQEDAEGVDAMLRSVSEKCRAALRSLGGSAGDRPGASPRASPGHSPGGSPTAKRPRPGPRLHGAFRGLRTGRAAPRPVGRELEGGGSLRAALGEAGAIRTLAFPQGNAFTLRTAAGGHRFRWVPR
- the CCNO gene encoding cyclin-O, whose protein sequence is MVTAASGQRGGTPECRGPAGSPGGCPRRPARRRRPGTAAEESAQELQAFRDYGESWYRSRKGLESRFQPREPLARQPQVTAEARCKLISWLIPVHRHFGLSLEALCLAVNILDRFLATTPVAADCFQLLGVTALLIACKQVEVHPPSVKDLLALCCDAFTRQQLRNLECIVLHRLDFDLAAPTVSFFLEHFSQLRLETRGADAGEVADARSLAAGVAELSLADYAFTKYAPSLLAASSLGLADRLLRHRSPLDLRVSGYPEELLRDCMDQLQLLVSLNGRSLSLLLPSEVSQKCPWLGGGS